A portion of the Litorimonas taeanensis genome contains these proteins:
- a CDS encoding NAD-dependent deacylase gives MTQAPSIVILTGAGISAESGIDTFRDKGGLWEQHPIEQVATPEGFAKDPALVHQFYNLRRAALKDVEPNAAHIALARLQSGLSLKGGKLTLITQNVDDLHERGGVKTVIHMHGILTSMRCQFCKAFWPWTEAASPELSCPHCYVKSGPRPDIVWFGEMPYYLDQIDDAMTKADLFVSIGTSGAVYPAAGLVGEANRRGIETLELNLEPSQGSALFDESRLGKAGDIVPIWVDEILASI, from the coding sequence ATGACCCAAGCTCCCTCCATTGTCATCCTTACAGGCGCCGGTATTAGCGCTGAAAGCGGAATTGATACATTTCGCGATAAAGGCGGCCTGTGGGAACAACACCCGATTGAACAAGTCGCGACCCCCGAAGGGTTCGCAAAAGACCCGGCCTTAGTGCATCAATTTTACAATTTACGACGGGCGGCGCTGAAAGACGTAGAACCTAACGCTGCACATATAGCTCTTGCGAGGTTGCAATCAGGCCTCTCCCTTAAGGGCGGAAAGCTGACTCTTATCACGCAAAATGTCGATGACCTACACGAACGCGGCGGGGTCAAGACTGTTATTCATATGCATGGTATCTTAACCTCGATGCGGTGTCAGTTTTGCAAAGCCTTTTGGCCTTGGACCGAGGCGGCATCTCCAGAGCTATCCTGTCCTCATTGTTATGTTAAATCAGGCCCACGCCCAGACATCGTATGGTTTGGGGAAATGCCTTACTACCTTGACCAAATAGATGACGCCATGACCAAGGCGGATTTGTTTGTTTCTATTGGGACTAGCGGCGCCGTTTACCCTGCCGCAGGATTAGTCGGAGAGGCCAATCGGCGTGGCATAGAGACCTTGGAACTTAACTTAGAGCCCAGCCAAGGTAGCGCTTTGTTTGATGAAAGCCGACTTGGGAAAGCTGGAGATATCGTTCCTATTTGGGTCGATGAGATTTTGGCATCAATTTAG